The Anabaena sp. PCC 7108 region TTTCCAGTTATTGGAATTTCTGCTAGAAGAATAGGCATAAAACCAAATATCAGCTTATGCCAAAAGAGAAAGGGTAAATATTATGACAAATGTTGGAAAAAAGGCATTGAAAAAACAGCGCTCAACAAAAGGCATTGCTTGGACTGGAGCTTTAGTAGCCAGTATGATCATGTTGCCAGGATTTGTTGGTGGTTCTCCCGTTTTAGCACAAAAAGCAGCGGCTAATTCTTTAAGTTATGGAGAATTGCTGCAAAAAACAGAGCAAGGGGAAGTTAAAAGAGTAGAACTTGATGAAACTGAACAAATAGCTAGAGTTTATTTGGCAGATCGAAAATCAGATGAACCACCTATACCAGTAAGACTTTTAGATCAAAATTCTGAGTTAATTAACAAACTCAAAGAAAAAAATGTTGAGTTTGGTGAGGTTTCCTCTGCTAATAGTAGGGCTGCTGTCGGGCTGTTAATCAATCTGATGTGGATTTTACCATTAGTAGCTTTAATGCTTTTGTTCCTCCGTCGTTCTACTAATGCTTCTAACCAAGCCATGAATTTTGGTAAGTCCCGCGCTCGGTTCCAAATGGAAGCGAAAACAGGGGTAAAATTTGACGATGTAGCGGGGATTGAAGAAGCGAAAGAAGAACTACAAGAAGTTGTGACTTTCCTCAAACAGCCAGAAAAATTTACTGCTGTAGGTGCAAAAATTCCTAAAGGTGTTTTGTTAATTGGACCTCCTGGTACTGGTAAAACTCTACTAGCAAAAGCGATCGCTGGTGAAGCTGCTGTCCCATTCTTTAGTATTTCTGGTTCGGAATTTGTAGAAATGTTTGTGGGTGTGGGTGCTTCCCGTGTCCGCGACTTGTTCAAAAAAGCTAAAGATAACGCTCCTTGTATCATCTTTATTGATGAAATTGATGCTGTAGGTCGTCAACGGGGTGCAGGTATCGGTGGAGGTAATGATGAGAGAGAACAAACCTTAAATCAGCTATTAACGGAAATGGATGGTTTTGAAGGTAACACAGGTATTATTATTATTGCGGCTACCAACCGTCCTGATGTATTGGATTCAGCTTTATTACGTCCTGGTCGTTTTGACAGACAAGTAACTGTTGATGCACCTGATATTAAAGGACGCTTGGAGATATTAGAAGTTCATGCACGGAACAAGAAATTAGACAAGAGTGTATCCTTGGAAGCGATCGCACGTCGTACTCCTGGATTCACTGGCGCAGACTTAGCTAACCTCCTCAACGAAGCCGCAATTCTCACCGCGAGAAGACGCAAAGAAGCCATTACCATTCTAGAAATTGATGATGCAGTAGATCGGGTTGTCGCTGGAATGGAAGGAACAGCCTTAGTAGACAGCAAAAATAAACGCCTAATTGCTTACCATGAAGTGGGACACGCTTTGGTAGGTACGTTAGTTAAAGAGCATGATCCAGTACAAAAAGTTACCCTCATTCCCAGAGGACAAGCACTAGGTTTAACCTGGTTTACACCCAATGAAGAACAAGGACTAATTTCTCGTTCTCAAATCCTAGCGCGGATTATGGCTGCTTTAGGCGGTCGAGCTGCGGAGGACATCGTATTTGGTAAAGCTGAAGTGACGACAGGTGCAGGAAATGACCTACAACAAGTCACAAATATGGCTAGACAAATGGTAACAAGGTTTGGGATGTCTGATTTGGGTCCATTGTCTTTGGAAAGTCCAAATCAGGAAGTATTCTTGGGGCGTGACTGGGGGAATAAATCAGAATATTCTGAGGAAATTGCTGCTAAAATTGATGCTCAAGTTCGGGCAATTGTTAATACTAGCTACAACAAGACCAAAGAAATACTACAAGAAAACCGCATAGTTTTGGAGCGTTTAGTCGATTTATTAGCGGAAGAAGAAACCATCGATGGGGATTTGTTCCGCAAGATTGTAGAGGAAAATACCCAGACTCTGGTGACAGATCAAAAGTTAGCTGTGCCGCATTAGGTAATCATTAAGGGTCAATGGTCTAGTTTAATAGACTATTGACTCTTCTGATGAGTGAATAACTTTTTTATGAAGAAATTAAGCTAAAATTAGGCATTAAAGAATTAAATTGCGCCATGTTTGATATATTGCCTTTCCGCTTTGAGATAGATAAAATTGCGATTGCAGGAGCTTGTGTGTGGTCTTTGGCACTGTATATCGGTTTTGCCTCAACTAGGGAATGGGTAACAACGCAATTAGAAAGGTGGTTTAACTTTGCAGAACGCTTTCTCTACACTAGTCAATCAGAATTTGAAAAGACACGTAAAGCCAGAGAATCCCAAAATGCTTTTTACGCCTCACTCTTTAGTATTGTGCCTTTTATAGTATTTGGTGCTTTATGTAATTGGGGTTTAGAAATCAGTTTAGGTGAAAGTTGGGGCATTAGTACCGGCATACTTGCTTGTATGGGTACAGGTATTTATGATTTGGGACGCAGAGATGGGGAATCATCGGATTAGACATCTCCAGGGCGTTGCTGAATAAGGGAATGATTGAGGCTGACGCGGGGACGCGGGGACGAGGGGACGCGGGGAAGGGGAGACGCGGTGATTATATATTGATGCAGATTCTCAAATCATCCCGCAATTATGCAACGCCTAAAAATTTTCTACTTCTTCTTTTACCAAAGTAGCTAACTTTTGTGCTGCACCACTTTCACCCCTAACACTGCGAAGTTTATCTTGCATAGCTGCCAATTTTTGGGGATTTTCTAAAAAGTCTAACACCATTTCTCCAACTTCTGAGGGTTGGAGTTTACCCAAAAGTTCTGGTACTATTTCTTCTTGCGCCCAAATATTTGGCCATGCTAATAAACCTATGCGTTTGATAAAAAACCAATTAATCAATTTGGCAAAATTTGTACCCACTCCCGGTAAATTAGCTAACAACCCTGGTAAACCATCCCAAGAACGCATAGAATCCATTTGCTGAGTAGGTAATAAAACAATCATTGGCACACCTAAAGCACCAAGTTCAGCGGTATTTGCACCGACTGTAGTTAAGCAAATACTGCACTGAGATAATAATTGATATGCTGGATTTTCTTGCCACAATTCGACAGTTAATCCTGTTTCTGTCTTCAATATTGGGTTATCTTTTTCGGGAATAATTAAGGACGCATTATTAGCACCAAAAGTTTGCATAAAAGGGTTTTTTTGGGAATCTCCAAAACTTGCTAAAGTTTGTAAATTCAAAGTTGGTGCAACAGGAATAACAAACTTTGTTTGAGGTTTTTTTGTGTGGATATATTCAGCAATAGCTAAAGTTAACGGTACACCTTGGGTTAATTTTGCGGCTTTTGAACCTGGCAAAATCCCAATCATTTCCATTTCGGGTTGGGGATTTGGAAGTTGGGATTTTATCTGATTTTCTGCGGCTGCTTCTAACATTAAATCGCCCACAACGGCAAATTTATGAGCATATTTAGGAGAGACATTTTCTGCAACTTTCGCTTTCATGACTCCAAACCTATCTATGAAATTGTGCCAACGTGCTTCCCATTCTGCGTAAACTACGGTTTTATATGCTAATTTTTTACCAATAATAACGGGAAAAATTTGATCTCCACCGAGAAATACCACTACACCTTTATTTCTCCATTCCCAATTTTCGGCGGTTTTTCCCCATAATAAAAACTGCCAAAAATGCTGAGGTGCTTGAACTCTATCAACTTCTAAGTAAGATTTAGCTATAGCAGGTTCTTTACCACTAGCATGGGGACAAGGTGATAATATTACAGAAATTCTCACTTGTGAACGGTCATTTCCTAATTGTTCTCTCAGTGCTTTGACAACGGGACGTACCCAAGTTGTAACTTCCCCTGGACCATTGGAGAGAATGACAATATCTACTGGAGTCATTTAATGATTACCTATCAAATTCTAAATTGGATGTAGGCATATAGTATCTAAAGTTTTGTGACATAGTTAATCAAATTAATAACAAAATTAAATAACAATGTATCATAGTAATTAGTAGCGTAAATATTTAATGCTTTCCTTGCTGTTTTTAAAGGATATCAGGTCAGCTACGCCCTAATTTACTAATAGCAGAATGTGGAAGCTTTAACAAGTAAACCTAGTTGGGTAAGACTGATGTCTAAGGAAAAAAAAGGTAATAAAGAAGCTAAAAAGCCTAAAAAAGATGCCAAGGACAAAAAGGAGAAAAAAGACCCAAACAGATATGATGGTTTAAGTAAATAACTGTTACCAACAGTAAATTCAAAAGAATTCCTTGTACCGTACAAAATGGGCTTAAGGCTCTTAACTTCTAATAGATTAATGGAATTGTCCGTGTAGATAGATGGATAATTCCATTTGATTTTTTAAAGTAAATATTAAAATTTTAGCTATCTATTATTAGTGTATATTTATGATTTTATGATCATAACCAATTTTCTAAATTAACCCCTTCAATTCTTAATAAATCAGAATCCATTAGAAACTAGAATTAAATCGCGGACAATTGCTGTCGCTTGGTAGAAGTTCGCTAAGAGGCATATTAAACATCAGGTTTTGCTATCTAATTTGGATCATAGCATCTTCTTAAATCTAGCCACATTGAGTAGCTATTTAGATATGGTTTCCAAGCGATCGCTCTCCCAACTTATTCCTAAATTGCGATTCCTGCGGAGCGCTATCTCTTCGAGTCCCGTCAGGGATACGCTATTGCTCTCCCACACCTCCCAAAACAGCTATATCTTCCCTTGACAAAATATTTTCATTTAATTAACATTAAATTATCAAATAATTTATTGAAATTATGATGTTTAGCTTAAGCGATATTCACCCCTTATCAGAATTTCAGCGAGGAGCAAAGATGTTTCTGGATAAGTTAAAAGAAACTCAATCTCCCATTGTGCTAACTGTGAATGGTAAAGCTGCTGCTGTAGTTCAAGATGCAGAAAGTTATCAAAAACTTATTGATAGACTTGAATTACTGGAATCTGTTGCAAAGATACGTAAAAGTATAAATGAGTTTGAACAAGGTGAGGGTATGCCCTTAAATCAAGCATTTGCAGAATTTAAGGAAAAATATGGCATACCGGATTGAGATTTCACCTAGTGCTATTGCTGATATTGAGAGTATTTTCCTATGGATCAAAGAGGATTCGCAGGAAAGAGCTTTTCGTTGGGTGCGGGGATGTTATGAAATTATGCTGACGTTGGAAAATTTTCCCCAACGTTGTTCTTTAGCTATGGAAAGTCAGTATATGGAAATTGAAGTTCGACAACTTCTTTATCAAAAACAATTTTTAATTTTATTTACGGTTCAAAACATTGAGGAAGAGGAAGGAGTTGTATATATTCATCGTGTTCGTCATGGTTCTCAGCAGAAATTGGAAAATATACAGGATTTATTAGAAGGTGAGTGATAGAATTTGAGACTAGATAGCGATTCCTGCGGAGCGCTTCGCTATCGCACACAACCCCCTAATTTTAAACGACCGCACTCCCAACTTATTCCTAAACAGCGATCGCTCACAACTCCCCCAATTTTAAGCGATCGCACACCAACATCCCCAAACGCGATCGCTCTCCCGACCAATATCCTAAACAGCGATTCCTGCGGAGCGCAACGCTTACGCATTAACCCTCAACAGGTAATAAAATAATAGGAATATGTACTAGAAAGTTCTGAAAATCATTGTCAGTGGAGAGGATGCTGTAGCTGCGACGATGAGCAACTGCACAAATCAAAAAATCAGTATTTGAACCCTGAATGCCTTTACTGCGGCAGATATTGAAAAACTCGGCGGCAAGTTCGTAGTCTTCAGACATGAGTTCTAAATCAGGGAAAGCTCGGAGGTAATCTCGCAGACGGGTAAACTGTTCAAAATTGCGGATTCCAGAAAGAATTTCTTGACGAATTGCGCCTAGTAAGGCAACTTGGTCATCAGTGATTAAATTCTGCAATATTGTGACTGCTGGGGAAGAATCAGGTGGTGTTTTCCGACGTAGAGCCAGTGACCAAACGGAAGTATCAACAATAATGCTCATGCTTGATGACGTTGCTGCTTATAGTTATAGCCTTCGTCATACTCGATAGTCCCAAAAAGGTCTAATACTTTAAGCCGCTTACGACGTTGAATATATTCGCGCAGTGCTGTTTCTACTAAAGAATCAATGTTCACCTGATTGTCAAGTGCCAACGCCTCTTTTAGTAAGGCTTCGTTGATGTTGAGCGATGTAGTCACAATCAATTCTGATCCTAAAAATGACTAAATAAATGGTAGCGCACTCTAGGTGATTAATTTCATTCATCCTGCGATCGCAATTCCAACTTATACCTAAACAGCGATCGCTCATAACTACCCCAATTTTAAACGAACTGCTTGCAGCAGCGCTTCGCTATCGCATTCCCAACATCCCCAAATGCGATCGCTCTCTCTTCACATACCCAAACGCGATCGCACTCCCAACATCCCCAAACAACGATCGCCCATAACCCCATAATTTTAAGCGATCGCTCTCCCCAACATCCCCAAACAGCGATCGCATTCCCCATATCCCAAAGACCGATTCCTACGGAGCGGTTGCGCTATCGCACTCCCACACCCCCAACAAGCGATCGCTAATCGCAATTATGCTTAGACTGTTTGGATTTGCAAAAATTTAGCATCTTCTTCCTTATGCAAAACCTTATTGTTAGGAACTGATTTGCTTTTGACAACCACAAATATCAATGCTTCCTCAGAGTCAACAGATAGAATACGATGACGTTCATTTGGTTCAATCATCATTACAGTATTTGGTTCAAGAGCAAATGTCGTATCTTCGATCTTGATAGTTCCATATCCTTGTAAAACAACATAATATTCACAAAAATCTTGATGGGAGTGGTAAACTTCACCAGCAGGGACTTCTTGAAAATAGTGACAATAACCTACTTCAATGGGTGATTTATTCCAATGACCACAAAACCAGCGATTTCCTGTATTTTGGTAAACTTGCATAGGATTCATCAGCAATTTTAATTTTTTGAAATAAGCCCCAAGTAAGCTTAGTACGTACTTGAGGCTTTACTTTACTGGCTATAGGGTGCGCCAGTTTATCTATTCATGGTCATTTGACTAAACTCTTCTACTTTGGGTTTTTATCGAAGCAGATGGTATAGTTTCAAGTTATTCTTATCAGGATTTACCAAATCATCCCCAAATTCAAAACAAAACCCTTTAAAACATCTTCCCCCGAAACCGTAGCAGGAGAATCCAAAACCTCAACCTCTTTTCCTGGTCTATAAATCTCCACTTGACGAGATTTCCGATTAATTAATATACCCAAACGCACACCATTATCTATATATTCATTCATCTTTTCCTGTGTAGTCTTCAAACTATCACTAGGAGAAAGTAACTCAATTACAAAATCAGGACAAATAGGAGGAAACTTTTGTTTTTCTTCTTCAGTTAAAGCATCCCATCTTTCTAACTTAATCCAAGAAGCATCAGGAGAACGATCTGCACCATTTGGTAACTTAAAACAAGTAGAAGAATCAAAAGCGATGCCAGTACCATCAGCATCAGTCCAATTCATTAATTGTTGAGTGATTCTTCCATTACGATTTCCAGTTTCTCCTCCCGTTGGTGGCATAATTATTAACTCTCCATTTGCATTTCTTTCAAATCTCAATTCGCGGTTGTTTTGACATAGTTGAAAAAACTGCTCATCAGTCATTTCTATTAATGATTTCAAATTGACAGTTAAAGCATTCATTGTCATATCCTCATTGAATGTTTAGGGAAAAATTTTAACTATCTCATACCCTATTCTATATTATTAGCTATCAATTTGTAGCTTTATTTTGTCATAATGTCTGGTTTTATACTGTCAACCCAAACTATAAATTGTCCAGTTTGCTGAATATGTCTGTTATTATATAACTAATTAATCATTTAGTTGTGTAAACAAAATTTAAAACACAGGTGAGAGAATCTTCATTCTTTGTTAAGATTTATTAATAAATATGTTGTTTTCTATATCATTTTGTGTCAGATATAGGGCAAAATCCCCACAGAATGGGAGTTTTCTGATAAAAAACTCTTATTGCCGAAAATAATTGAAGTTGCAAACGGCCATATTCACCGTGACGAACTTCGAGAGAACACGCCTGAAAGGAGCTTATTTGAATGTTTACCCAAGTCAAGTCCACTATTAGACATATTGCACCTGACGATTTACGGGGACGTAAGTTAATCAAGGTTGTCTATGTCGTGCTAGAATCCCAATACCAAAGTGCATTATCACAAGCGGTACGGGAAATTAACGCTAATCATCCCAGCGTAGCGATTGAAATCAGTGGATACTTGATTGAAGAACTACGCAACTCTGAAAACTATGAGGAGTTGAAACGCGATATAGCCGATGCTCATATATTCATCGCTTCTCTAATTTTTATTGAAGACTTAGCACAAAAAGTAGTTGCCGCAGTTGAACCCCATCGTGATAACCTAGATGTGTCGGTTGTCTTTCCCTCCATGCCCGAAGTTATGCGCCTGAATAAAATGGGTAGCTTTTCTTTGGCGCAGTTAGGACAATCCAAGAGCGTCATCGCTAACTTCATGAAGAAGCGCAAAGAGAAATCTGGCGCTGGTTTCCAAGACGGAATGTTGAAGTTATTACGGACTCTCCCCCAAGTGCTGAAATTCCTCCCCATGGAAAAAGCACAAGACGCGAGAAACTTCATGCTCAGTTTTCAGTATTGGCTAGGTGGTTCAGCGGAAAATCTAGAAAACTTTTTACTGATGCTGGCTGACAAATACGTATTGAAAGGCGCAGAAAAAGAAAGCTTTGCCGCTGCTAAGTATGAAGCACCAGTTGTTTATCCCGATATGGGAATTTGGCATCCTTTAGCGCCAAATATGTTTGAAGATGTGCGAGAATATTTAAATTGGTATTCTGTCCGCAGGGATATTTCCCGCAATCTCAAAGATCCTCTTGCACCATGTGTAGGCTTGGTTTTACAAAGAACTCACCTAGTTACCGGCGATGATGCACATTATGTGGCAATTGTCCAGGAATTAGAATCATTAGGTGCAAAAGTTCTGCCTGTGTTTGCTGGTGGTTTGGATTTCTCTAAACCCATAGAAGCTTATTTCTATGAACCTACAACTAAATTACAATTGGTAGATGCGGTAGTTTCTTTAACTGGTTTCGCTTTGGTGGGTGGACCAGCTAGACAAGACCATCCGAAAGCTATTGAGGCACTAAAACGGTTAAATCGTCCCTACATGGTGGCGTTGCCGTTGGTCTTCCAAACCACCGAAGAATGGCTAGATAGCGATTTGGGGTTACATCCCATTCAAGTGGCTTTACAGATTGCTATACCTGAACTTGACGGGGCAATTGAGCCGATTATCTTATCAGGTAAAGATGGGGCAACAGGGAAAGCGATCGCCCTCCAAGATCGAGTGGAAATAGTGGCACAAAGAGCATTAAAATGGGCAAACCTCCGCAGCAAACCCAAATTAATCAAAAAAGTCGCCATCACCGTTTTTAGCTTCCCTCCCGACAAAGGTAACGTGGGAACAGCCGCATATTTAGACGTATTCGGTTCAATCCATGAAGTCATGAAAGGACTGAGAAACAACGGTTACGACGTGCAGGACATTCCCGAAACTCCCCAAGAGTTGCTAGAACAAGTCATCCACGACGCACAAGCACAATACAACAGTCCCGAACTCAACGTTGCTTACAAAATGTCTGTGCCAGAATATGAAGCACTGACACCCTACTCCCAACGCTTAGAAGAAAACTGGGGACCACCACCCGGAAACCTCAACAGCGACGGACAAAATCTGTTGATTTACGGGAAACAATTTGGTAATGTATTCATTGGAGTCCAGCCAACATTTGGTTATGAAGGCGACCCCATGCGGTTGTTATTCTCCCGTTCCGCAAGTCCGCACCACGGCTTTGCAGCTTACTACACCTATCTAGAACGGATTTGGGGCGCGGATGCTGTGTTACACTTTGGTACACATGGCTCTTTGGAATTCATGCCTGGTAAGCAGATGGGGATGTCCGGTGATTGTTACCCAGATCAACTAATTGGCTCAATTCCTAATCTGTATTATTACGCAGCCAATAACCCCAGTGAAGCCACAATTGCTAAACGTCGCAGTTACGCGGAAACAATTTCTTACCTAACACCACCTGCGGAAAATGCTGGTTTATACAAAGGTTTGAAGGAACTCAGCGAGTTAATTGCTTCTTACCAAACGTTGAAAGATACAGGACGCGGTGTTTCTATTGTCAATTCCATCATGGATAAATGCCGCATTGTCAACTTAGACAAGGATATTGAGTTACCAGAAACCGATTCTAAGGATATGTCCTCGGAAGAACGGGATAATATCGTTGGTAGCGTTTATCGTCGGTTGATGGAAATTGAATCGCGGTTGTTACCTTGTGGACTGCACGTAATTGGTAAACCTCCAACTGCCGAAGAAGCGATCGCAACTTTGGTCAACATTGCTAGTTTAGATCGGCAAGAGGAAGAACTGCAAGGTTTACCCGGAATTATCGCTAATAGTCTGGGACGCAACATTGAAGATATCTACAAAAACAACGATGCGGGGATTTTGGAGGATGTCCAACTACTCCAAGATATCACCCTAGCTACCCGTGCGGCTGTCACAGCTTTAGTCCAAGAACAAATTGACGCAGAAGGTAGAGTTTCCCTCGTTTCCAAGTTGAATTTCTTCAACATGGGTAAAAAAGAACCTTGGGTAGAATCTTTGCATCAATCAGGTTATCCCAAAGTTGACACCTCTGCATTGAAACCCCTGTTTGAATATTTGGAATTCTGCTTAAAACAAGTTTGTGCAGATAATGAACTCGGTGGACTTCTCCAAGGTTTAGCCGGTGAATACATCCTACCTGGCCCCGGTGGTGATCCAATCCGTAATCCTGACGTATTACCCACGGGTAAAAATATTCACGCCCTTGACCCCCAATCTATCCCCACTTCCGCCGCCGTCCAATCTGCGAAAATCGTCGTTGATAGGTTGTTAGAACGGAACAAGTCAGAAAATGAAGGTAACTGGCCAGAAACCATCGCCTGTGTCCTCTGGGGTACAGATAACATCAAAACCTACGGTGAATCCCTCGCCCAAATTATGTGGATGATTGGTGTGCGTCCAGTTCCCGATGCTTTGGGACGGGTGAACAAGTTGGAATTGATACCTTTAGAAGAGTTGGGTCGTCCCAGAATTGACGTTGTAATTAACTGTTCTGGTGTATTCCGCGACTTGTTCATTAACCAAATGAATTTGCTTGACCAAGGTGTGAAAATGGCTGCTGAAGCTGATGAACCTTTGGAAATGAACTTTGTCCGCAAGCACGCTTTGAAACAAGCTGAGGACATGGGCATAAATCTGCGTCAAGCTGCAACTCGCGTTTTCTCTAATGCTTCTGGTTCTTATTCTTCTAATATTAACCTTGCAGTTGAGAATAGCACTTGGGATAGTGAAGCTGAGTTACAGGAAATGTATTTGAAGCGCAAATCTTTCTCTTTCAATTCTGATAATCCTGGGGTTATGGATGAGTCACGGGAGATTTTTGAAACTACTTTGAAAACTGCTGATGCAACTTTCCAAAATCTGGATTCTTCGGAAATCAGTTTAACTGATGTTTCCCACTATTTTGACTCAGATCCGACTAAGTTAGTAGCAAGTCTGCGTGCGGATGGTAAGAAACCATCTTCTTACATTGCAGATACAACTACAGCGAATGCACAGGTCAGAACTTTATCAGAAACTGTGCGTTTAGATGCGCGGACG contains the following coding sequences:
- a CDS encoding Uma2 family endonuclease; amino-acid sequence: MNALTVNLKSLIEMTDEQFFQLCQNNRELRFERNANGELIIMPPTGGETGNRNGRITQQLMNWTDADGTGIAFDSSTCFKLPNGADRSPDASWIKLERWDALTEEEKQKFPPICPDFVIELLSPSDSLKTTQEKMNEYIDNGVRLGILINRKSRQVEIYRPGKEVEVLDSPATVSGEDVLKGFVLNLGMIW
- a CDS encoding magnesium chelatase subunit H, coding for MFTQVKSTIRHIAPDDLRGRKLIKVVYVVLESQYQSALSQAVREINANHPSVAIEISGYLIEELRNSENYEELKRDIADAHIFIASLIFIEDLAQKVVAAVEPHRDNLDVSVVFPSMPEVMRLNKMGSFSLAQLGQSKSVIANFMKKRKEKSGAGFQDGMLKLLRTLPQVLKFLPMEKAQDARNFMLSFQYWLGGSAENLENFLLMLADKYVLKGAEKESFAAAKYEAPVVYPDMGIWHPLAPNMFEDVREYLNWYSVRRDISRNLKDPLAPCVGLVLQRTHLVTGDDAHYVAIVQELESLGAKVLPVFAGGLDFSKPIEAYFYEPTTKLQLVDAVVSLTGFALVGGPARQDHPKAIEALKRLNRPYMVALPLVFQTTEEWLDSDLGLHPIQVALQIAIPELDGAIEPIILSGKDGATGKAIALQDRVEIVAQRALKWANLRSKPKLIKKVAITVFSFPPDKGNVGTAAYLDVFGSIHEVMKGLRNNGYDVQDIPETPQELLEQVIHDAQAQYNSPELNVAYKMSVPEYEALTPYSQRLEENWGPPPGNLNSDGQNLLIYGKQFGNVFIGVQPTFGYEGDPMRLLFSRSASPHHGFAAYYTYLERIWGADAVLHFGTHGSLEFMPGKQMGMSGDCYPDQLIGSIPNLYYYAANNPSEATIAKRRSYAETISYLTPPAENAGLYKGLKELSELIASYQTLKDTGRGVSIVNSIMDKCRIVNLDKDIELPETDSKDMSSEERDNIVGSVYRRLMEIESRLLPCGLHVIGKPPTAEEAIATLVNIASLDRQEEELQGLPGIIANSLGRNIEDIYKNNDAGILEDVQLLQDITLATRAAVTALVQEQIDAEGRVSLVSKLNFFNMGKKEPWVESLHQSGYPKVDTSALKPLFEYLEFCLKQVCADNELGGLLQGLAGEYILPGPGGDPIRNPDVLPTGKNIHALDPQSIPTSAAVQSAKIVVDRLLERNKSENEGNWPETIACVLWGTDNIKTYGESLAQIMWMIGVRPVPDALGRVNKLELIPLEELGRPRIDVVINCSGVFRDLFINQMNLLDQGVKMAAEADEPLEMNFVRKHALKQAEDMGINLRQAATRVFSNASGSYSSNINLAVENSTWDSEAELQEMYLKRKSFSFNSDNPGVMDESREIFETTLKTADATFQNLDSSEISLTDVSHYFDSDPTKLVASLRADGKKPSSYIADTTTANAQVRTLSETVRLDARTKLLNPKWYEGMLSHGYEGVRELSKRLVNTTGWSATAGAVDNWIYEDTNETFIKDEEMQKRLMNLNPHSFRKIVSTLLEMNGRGYWETSEENLDRLRELYQEVENRIEGIE
- a CDS encoding type II toxin-antitoxin system VapB family antitoxin, whose translation is MTTSLNINEALLKEALALDNQVNIDSLVETALREYIQRRKRLKVLDLFGTIEYDEGYNYKQQRHQA
- a CDS encoding PIN domain-containing protein: MSIIVDTSVWSLALRRKTPPDSSPAVTILQNLITDDQVALLGAIRQEILSGIRNFEQFTRLRDYLRAFPDLELMSEDYELAAEFFNICRSKGIQGSNTDFLICAVAHRRSYSILSTDNDFQNFLVHIPIILLPVEG
- the ftsH gene encoding ATP-dependent zinc metalloprotease FtsH, which produces MTNVGKKALKKQRSTKGIAWTGALVASMIMLPGFVGGSPVLAQKAAANSLSYGELLQKTEQGEVKRVELDETEQIARVYLADRKSDEPPIPVRLLDQNSELINKLKEKNVEFGEVSSANSRAAVGLLINLMWILPLVALMLLFLRRSTNASNQAMNFGKSRARFQMEAKTGVKFDDVAGIEEAKEELQEVVTFLKQPEKFTAVGAKIPKGVLLIGPPGTGKTLLAKAIAGEAAVPFFSISGSEFVEMFVGVGASRVRDLFKKAKDNAPCIIFIDEIDAVGRQRGAGIGGGNDEREQTLNQLLTEMDGFEGNTGIIIIAATNRPDVLDSALLRPGRFDRQVTVDAPDIKGRLEILEVHARNKKLDKSVSLEAIARRTPGFTGADLANLLNEAAILTARRRKEAITILEIDDAVDRVVAGMEGTALVDSKNKRLIAYHEVGHALVGTLVKEHDPVQKVTLIPRGQALGLTWFTPNEEQGLISRSQILARIMAALGGRAAEDIVFGKAEVTTGAGNDLQQVTNMARQMVTRFGMSDLGPLSLESPNQEVFLGRDWGNKSEYSEEIAAKIDAQVRAIVNTSYNKTKEILQENRIVLERLVDLLAEEETIDGDLFRKIVEENTQTLVTDQKLAVPH
- a CDS encoding type II toxin-antitoxin system RelE/ParE family toxin; amino-acid sequence: MAYRIEISPSAIADIESIFLWIKEDSQERAFRWVRGCYEIMLTLENFPQRCSLAMESQYMEIEVRQLLYQKQFLILFTVQNIEEEEGVVYIHRVRHGSQQKLENIQDLLEGE
- a CDS encoding type II toxin-antitoxin system Phd/YefM family antitoxin codes for the protein MMFSLSDIHPLSEFQRGAKMFLDKLKETQSPIVLTVNGKAAAVVQDAESYQKLIDRLELLESVAKIRKSINEFEQGEGMPLNQAFAEFKEKYGIPD
- a CDS encoding cupin domain-containing protein; protein product: MQVYQNTGNRWFCGHWNKSPIEVGYCHYFQEVPAGEVYHSHQDFCEYYVVLQGYGTIKIEDTTFALEPNTVMMIEPNERHRILSVDSEEALIFVVVKSKSVPNNKVLHKEEDAKFLQIQTV